The genome window TGCGCAGGCGGTTGCCCGACTCGCGCGCGAGCGGCTCCAGCCGGCGCGCGCCCTCGGGAGAGCGGACCCCTGCCTCCACGGTGTCTCCGCGCCGGAGAAGCTGCTGGACGAACTCGAGACCAATCCCTCTGCTGGCACCAGTGATGACGTAGCGCATGAGGTGCATTAACGCGCCGAATGAACCCTGCTGGCAAAAGGCGGCTGTTGACGAGTGGCGGGTATGGGAGGGGAATGCACGGTGGTCAGCGAATACATTGCTCTCATGAGAGGATTGCACCGTGGCGGTTGAATGCAGTCTTCGCGAAGGAACAGGAAATGACGGTCGCCGTCGTGGGAGGTGGGATTTCCGGACTGGTGGTGGCTCACCGGTTGCGGTCGCGCGGTAGGGATGTGGTGCTCCTGGAGGCCTCGGCACGGCTCGGGGGCGCGGTGGGCACGCGTGTGCGGGGCGGGTACCTGGTGGAGCAGGGCCCCAACAGCTTCCTGGACCGCGAGCCGGCCACGCGCGAGCTGGCGAAGGCGCTGAGCGTCGAAGGGCGCATCCGCGTGGCGGACCCGGCGGCGAAGCGTCGCTATGTCTACACGCAGGGCAGACTCCGGTCGGTGCCGGCGTCGCCGCCCGCGTTCCTCACGTCGGACATCCTCCCGCTCGGCGCGCGGCTGCGCGTCCTGGGGGAGCTGTTCACCGGCCGCGCGCCCCAAGGCGTGGACGAGTCGCTCGCGCAGTTCGGCCGCCGGCACCTGGGACGCCGGGCGACGGAGGTGCTGCTGGACGCGGTGCAGACGGGCATCTTCGCGGGCGACGTGGAGCGGCTCAGCGTGGCGGCCACCTTCCCGCCCCTGGTGAAGCTGGAGCGCGAGCACCGCAGCCTCATCCTCGGCGCCATCCGCGCGCAGAAGGCCCAGAAGGCGCAGCAGAAGGCCCTGCCCGCGGGTGACACGTCCGCACCGCCGAAGCTGAGCGGCGCGCTGAGCACGTTCGACGGGGGCCTGCAGACGCTCATCGACGCGCTGGCCACGTCCCTGGGAGACGCCGCGCACACGGGCGCGCGGCTGGAGGGACTGGCCCGGGTGGAGGGCGGCTGGAAGCTCCAGGTGCACGAGCACGGCCGGAGCGCGGAGCTGGCCGCGAGCCAGGTGGTGCTCGCGGTGCCCGCGCACGTGGCGGTGGCGCTGCTGCGCCCGCTGGATGCGCCGCTGGCCGACAAGGTGGGGGAGATTGCCTACGCGCCCGTCGCCGTGGTGCAGCTGGGCTTCGAGCCGGGCACGACGCCGGCGCCGGACGGCTTCGGCTTCCTGGTGCCCTCCGGGGAGAAGCGGCGGCTCCTGGGCGCCATCCACGCATCCACGGTGTTCCCCTTCCGCGCGGAGGGCGGCCGCATCCTCTACACGTGCATGGTGGGCGGGGCGCGTCAGCCGGAGCTGGTGAAGCTGGACGAGGACGCGCTGGTGGCGCTGGCCCGCGACGAGCTGAGGGCGCTGGCCGGGGTGACGGCCACCCCGTCCTTCCGGGAGGTCATCCGCTGGCCGCTGGGCATTCCCCAGTACAACGTGGGGCACCTGGAGCGGATGGCCGCCATCGACGCGGCGCTCCAGCGCTGGCCCGGGCTGCACCTCACCGGGAACGCATATAAAGGTGTGGGCCTCAACGACTGCATCCGCAACGGGGCGCAGCTGGGGGACGCGCTGGCCGCGACATAGGCCGGGCGACCCTTCGTTGTCCGGTAGCGACCGCTCGGGCCGGGGGCGTCAGCGAAGCCAGGGAAAGCACGTCAGACTGCACAGGCATGCTTCCCGGAGTCCGGAGCCCACCATGCTCACCCTCCCTACCCCCGTCCTCGTCCTCGCCGCCATCCTCCTCTTCCCCGTCGTCCTCATCGGGAGCATCCTGCTCGACGCCACAGAGGCCGAGCTGGAGGAGGCCCCCGGGCAGTCCTGAGCGGGGCGGTGTAGGCTTCCGCTGGAGCATGTCGGAGTCTCCGGAAGCCTCCATCGTCCGCGCCACCCTGCGGGCCCTCGTCGAGCCCAGGCGGCTGCTGCCCATCCTCCTGGTGGCGGCCCCGTTGGTGGTGGCCCAGGCGCGCTTCAGCCGGGAGCCGCTCGCCGTCTACCTGGGCGTGCTGATGTGCCTGCTGTTCGTGGCCGTGGCGCCGGTGTCCTACCGCGTCCTCTTCCCGGAGGGGTTGGACCTGAGCCACGGCGGCATCCGCCTGCTCCTCTACGCCACCGTGGGCTGCGGCGTGGTGCTCACCTCCGGCTTCGTGGTGCCGCAGCTCTTGGGCATGGGGCCCACCTTCCTCACGCAGCGCATCAACCTGGCCATCTGCGGCGCCCTCTTCCTGGTGGGCGGCTGGGGCCTGGGCCGCGACATCGGCTTCGAGGAGAGCCTCACCAAGGAGCGCGCCCGCGCCGCCCGCTTCGCCCTGGAGGCCGAGCAGGCCCAGCTGCTCGCCCTGCGCAGCCACCTGGACCCGCACTTCCTCTTCAACACGCTCAACGCCATCGCCGAGTGGTGCCGCGAGGACGGCGCCGTGGCCGAGGCCGCCGTGCTGCGGCTGTCCACCATGCTCCGCTCCGTGCTCGCCGGCGTGCGCAGCGCCACCTGGCCCCTGGCCCAGGAGCTGGAGCTGATGCGCACCCTCTTCGACCTGCACCTCCTGAGGGACCCGGAGCTGTTCCAGCTCGGAATGAACGTTCCTTCCGACACGGGCGACGTCCACGTCCCGCCGCTGGTGCTGCTGCCGCTGGCGGAGAACGCCGTGAAGCACGGCCCCGCCGCCGGCCACCGCGGGCGCCTGTCACTGGACGTCTCCGTGCGCGAGGGCGAGGTGGAGGTGGCCATCGAGAACCCCGGCGCCTCCAAGGGCCCCCGCGAGGGCAGCGCCGGCCTGCCCACCGTGGAGCGCCGCCTGGCGCTGGCCTATGGCGGCCGGGCCCGGCTGTCGCTCGCCAGCCATGAAGGCCGCACCCGCGTCACCGTCACCCTGCCCCGCTCGGGCCCCCTGCCTGGAGTCCTCACGTGAGCCCGCCCCTGCGTGTCCTCATCGCCGATGACGAGCTGCTCGCCCGAAAGCGCCTGTCGCGCCTGCTGGCCGCGCTCCCCGACGTGGAGGTGTGCGGCGAGGCCGCCGACGGCGAGGCCGTGCTCACCGCCGTGCGCGCCGGCGGCGTGGACGTGGTGCTGCTGGACATCCACATGCCGGGCTTGAGCGGCCTGGATGCCCTGGCGCTGCTGCCGGAGGGGCGCCCGCGCGTCGTGCTCTGCACCGCCCACGCCGAGCACGCCGTGGAGGCCTTCAACCACGGCGCCGTGGACTACGTCCTCAAGCCCGTGGAGCCCGCGCGGCTGCAGAAGGCCCTGGAGCGCGCCCGCGCCCGCCTGGGGACGGAGACCACGGTGGCCGCGAAGGACGCTCCGAGAGAGCCCCTGGCGACGGGCGCCGAGCGGCCCGCGGTGGCCTCGGCTCCGAAGGGCCTGGGGCGGCTGCCCATCCCCACGCGCCAGGGCATCGTCCTGGTGGACCCCGAGACGATTTCGCACGCGGCGCTGGAGGACGAGCTGGTGACGGTGTTCACCGGCCAGGGCGACTTCCTCACCGACTTCACCCTCAACGAGCTGGCGGAGAAGCTGCCCGCGGAGCGCTTCCACCGCGTCCACCGCCGCGCGCTGCTCAACCTCTCCCACGTCGCCCGGCTGGAGCCGCTGGAGACGGGCGGCTACCTGGCGCGCACCCTGCGGGGCCACACCGTGGAGGTGAGCCGCCAGTCCGCACGAGAGCTGCGGCGGATGCTCGGCCTGCGCCGGGGCGCCGAGGACGAGGGCTGAAGCCTCGCCGGCGCGGGGAGGAAACCACCTTCCGGTGGAGGGTGAAGCCGGGCCGCGGCGTGGGAGGGCCTCCGTTGCCCCTCCCCTCGGGCGCCTGCGCTCCGCTGCTTCCGCGCCGGCCCGCCTGCGGCCACTCCTGCTTCACTCCACCGCTTCACTGCCCTGCGACGACGCCTGTGACTTCAAGAACCCGTGGACTCAGTCCACGCTCACTTCGACCTGGACGACCTGCGAGCCTTCCTTGCGCGAGTAGACGACGGTGTTCTGGTCCGTCCACTTCGGCCCGTAGCCCTGGCCCAGGCTGTAGGCGTTCTCCACGTTGAGCAGCCCGTCGAAGTCGATGACGCGCACGTCGCCGTTCGTCTCGGCGGTGGTGCTGTAGACGATGATGCGGCGCTGGTTCGGCCCCCACTGCACGGTGGTGTTCGAGGCCGGGTTGGGGATGAAGGCCGCCTCGGCCGGCGAGCAGTTCGCGTTGGTCACCTGCTGCAGTCCGCTGCCGTTCTCACGGACCTTCCAGAGCGCCGGCACCCCCTGGGTGCGCTGCGTCGACTGGAACAACAGGCTGCGCGCGTCCGGCGTCCACACCGGCTCGGTGTCGTCATAGCCGCTCGTCAGCCGGTCCTTCACGCCGTTGCGCGTATCGACGACGTGCAGCTCCGCGGACTGCACCGGGCTGCCCACCACCCACGTGTCCGGCAGCTTCGCGTACGCCACCTTGCGGCCGTCCGGAGACACCACCGGCGTGCCGGCGCGCAGCGCCAGCAGCCTCGTGGTCCCCTTCGTGTCGACCATGTACAGCGACGTCGACGCCGACAGCTGGTAGACGATGATGCGCCGCTCGGTGGCCACGCCCTCTTCGGGCGTCTCCATCGCCGACGGGTAGACGATGATGCGCCGCTCGGTGGCGATGCCCTCTTCGGACGTCTCCAGCGCCTGCGTCCGCGCGGCACTCAGCGCCTCGGACGCGGTGGCCTCCGTCCCTGCCTCGCCGCAACCCGCGAGCGCCAGAGATGAAACCATCCACATCGCGAGGGTCCTTCGGTTGGAACGACTTCGGACATCGGTTGGATGCATAAGGTCCTCTGGGTGGGCAATGCCCTACTGGAGGGCGGGCTTGACAGTGTCGTTATGCCCGCTCCCCCTGACATTTCACGTCAGATTTCCTGAACAATCCACACGGTCGGTCATGACACCGGCACCTACCCAACGCGTGGTGTGCGCTGCGTCACGGTGCCGCGAAGAGGGAGGGCACCCGGGCCGCGTCCTCCCCGAGGACCTCTGAGAGCGCACGGTACGCAGGAGTGGGAAGCGTGGCGCCGGAGCGGGCACACCGGGCCGCGTCCTCCAGGGTGGGCATGGGCCCCGAGCACCAGGCCTCCCGCCAGTGCTCGCCGAGCCGCCGGGAGAAGAGCGCCGCCAGCGCGTCCACCCTCCCGTCGAGCCAGGCGTGGGGCGGGGTGAAGGACGCGCGCTGGGGGGACACGTTGCCCGCGGAGAAGGTGACGTCGTGCTCGTAGGCGGACTCGGAGGCCTGGTCCTGCAGCACGGAGACGACGGGGCCCCGCCCCGCGTCCAGCACGCCGGAGGCCGACAGGGAGACGCGGTGGGCCACCGACAGGCGCAGGGCGTGGTACTCGAAGGTCCTCGACTCCTCGCGGTACTTGGTGACGGGCACCGTGTAGGTGCGGGTGTAGGTGCGCGTCTTGGTGACGGTGCGCGTCCTCTTCTTGCCCTCGCTGTCGGTGTACTCCTCCTCCTCGGTGTAGGGCTCCTCGATGGTCTCCTTGCGCTCCTCGTGGTCGGTGTACGGGATGCTCTCGGTATAGGGCGCGGTGAGCTGGACGGAGGTGCTGTCGCGCTCGGTGGAGAAGTGGCCCTTCAGGGAGAACTCCGGGCGGGCCGGCGCGCCCGGGGAGAACCAGGGTGAGGCCTCGAAGGCCGCCGTGAGCCGGTCCTGCATGCGTGCCAGCTGGGCGGCGTTCAGCCCCTCCATTTCGGCCTGGAAGCCGGGCGGGCCATGGAGCTCCGGGGCGGGGGGCGGCCTCGGGGCGTACTCGCCCCAGTGGCCGCAGTAGCGGAACACCAGCTCCTTCCAGTGGACGGTGTCGTCGGAGGTGGTGGACCGCAGCCGCTGGCAGGCGTCCTTGCCGGCCTGGAGCACCACGGACTCCATCTCCCGCTGGATGACGGCCATCTCCCGGTAGGCCAGCAGCGGCCGCTTGCGGATGAGGGACTGCTGCGCCGTCAGCGCCAGCCCCTGCTGCGCGGGGACGCCGATGAGCCGCCGCACGTGCTGGTGCGTCCCCTCCATCTCCTCCAGGAGCGAGCTCTCCAGGGCGCCGTTCAGCCGGGCGTTCCACTCGGTGCGCTGCTGGAGGAAGCGCAAGAGGTCGTCTTCCGCCTTCTCGTCGTGCCCCTCCAGCCGGAAGCGCCGGGCGTTGCCCAGCAGCTGCTCCAGCGCCCTCCACCGCAGGTCATCCCGGACGGTGACGAGCTCCGGCTCGTGGGGACTCTTCCGGATGAGGTCATCGTAGAGGGCGGCGGCCTCCACGTACTGCCCCTGGCGGGCCAGGGCATCGGCCTGCCCGCGCAGCGTGGTGCAGGCGCAGAGGGCACTCAGGAGGAGCAGGGGCAGCAGTCGGACGGGTCGGACCATGGGCGGGGCCGGAGGCGGGACGTGGCGGGGGCACAGCCAGTCCGCTGACGCAGCAGGCAGGCGGATATTCATCCGCGCCTTTCACCCCGCCTATCTACCTCCGGCTCACTCCACGGGCCAGGTGTGCACGGGCTCCCCGGAGGCGGCGTGGTGGAGGTAGCGCTCCAGCATGGCCGCCAGCGCGTCCTGGCGGGGCATGTTCGCCTCCAGCCGCGCCAGCACCTCCCGCTGCCAGCGCGCGCCGGTGCGCTTCAGGGCCACGCGCCGCTCGATGATGCCCAGCATGGCGTCCGCCTCGGCGGCGTCCACCCCGGCCGACACCAGTCCCCGCCGGGCCAGCGGCAGCAGCCGGGGCACCAGCTCCAGCGCCGGCACGGGCCGGGGGCTCGGCGCCACCCCCGAGGGCCAGAGCAGCTCCGCGTCCAGCCCCTGCCTCGCGGCGCGGATGAAGTTGCCGCACGCGTGGACGAAGGGCAGCGCGGGCAGCAGCGCGTCCACCTGCTCCGACAGCGCCAGCGTCAGGCCCAGGAGGAAGGCGCCGTTGGCCACCATGTCCACCACCGTGGGGCCCGCCGGCAGCGCGCGCAGCTCGATGCGCAGGTGGCCGGAGTCCTTGGGGTCATAGATGGCGCGGTTCCAGCTCCACACCGTGCTCTGGTGCAGCCGCAGCTCGTCCAGGCCCGGCAGCGCGCCCGCCTTCACGCGCTCCAGCGGCGACTCGCGGCCCAGCACCGGCAGCAGCGGCGGGTGCAGCGCCACCGACTCGGCGAACAGCTCGTGGGCGCCCTCGCGCGCCCAGCCATGACCGAATGTCACGCGCGCGTGGGGCTGGAAGCCGCCCTCGCCCGGCTCGCCCCGGTCGTCCACCGCCTGCCGGAACAGCGCCACCCGCGTCTCGTCCCACAGCTTCCGTCCCAGGAACAGCGGCGAGTTGCCGGACACCGCCAGCACGGGGGCGGTGGCCAGCTGCGCGGCGTTGTACATGCGCGCGAAGTGCGCGGGCGTCACGCGCAGGTGGTACTGGAGCGACGTGTTGGCGCCCTCCAGCGTCACGTCGTCCCAGGTGAGCGTCAGCGCCTCCTCGCCCTTGATGGACACCTGGAAGGGCGCGGCGCGGCGCTTGCGGATGGCGGCGGACAGCGCCCGGTAGCGCGGCATCCCCGTCAGCGCGCCGCTGCCCAGGTCCGCCTCGCGCAGCGTGGGGAGGATGCCGATGACGGCCACGCGCGCGCCCTGCGTGGCCGCCGCGCGCCGCACCTCGCCCAGCGTGTCCTCGAACTCGGCGCGCAGCGCGGTGAAGGGGCGGCCCGCCAGCGGCCCCGGGCGCAGGTTGACCTCCAGGTTGAAGCGGTCCAGCTCCAGCGTCACCCGCGGGTCCACCGTCTGCGACAGCACCTGCCGGTTCACCGGCAGCGGGAAGCCTCCGGCATCCACGAGGTACAGCTCCAGCTCCGCGCCGATGGTGCACTTCCCCACCCCGAAGCCCGGACGCGCCAGCAGCCCGCGCAGCGCCTCCAGGCTCTCCTCGAGCCGCCGCGAGAAGCGCTCGTAGTCCTCCGGGCGGAACTCCTCCTGTTCGATGGCCAGACCCATATGGGGCGAAGGTGGGCATGGCCGCCTGCCCCGGCACCGGGATGGCGGGGCTCGCCAGCCTGCCCGTCGGGCCTGGAGCGGCCGGCCGGACTCGTGTGTTATCTCCCACCCTGGCCATGACGTCCGACACGCCCATCAACCTGTACGACCTGACGCGCCCCGCCCTGGGCGAGCTGCTCTCCGGCTGGGGGTGTGGCCCCTACCACCGCGACCTGCTCTGGAGCGCGCTGTACCGCAAGCAGGTCCGCTCGCTCGACGAGGTCGAGGGGCTGCGGCCAGAGCTGCTGGCCACGCTGCGCCAGCGCGCCCGCCTGGGGCAGCTCGCCACGCACCACGAGAGCTTCAGCAGCGACGGCTACACGCACAAGCTCCTGCTGCGCCTGGACGACGGCCAGACGATTGAGACCGTGCTGATGCGCTTCAAGGGCCGCGCCACCGTGTGCATCAGCACACAGGCGGGCTGCGCCATGGGGTGCGTCTTCTGCGCCACCGGGCAGATGGGCCTGTCGCGCCACCTCACGCCGGGCGAAATCGTGGGCCAGGTGCTCCACGTGAGTCGCATCCTCCGAGAGTCTGGCGAGGCGCTGCGCAACGTCGTCCTGATGGGCATGGGCGAGCCGTTGCACAACTACGAGCACACGCTGGCCGCGGTGGACGTGCTGGTGGACGCGCTCGGGCTGGCCCTGGGGCCGCGCTTCATCACCCTCAGCACGGTGGGCGTGGTGCCCGGCATCCGTCGCCTCGCGGACGAGGCGCGTCCCGTGCAGTTGGCCGTCAGCCTCCACGGCGCCACCGACGCGGAGCGCGCCGCGCTGGTGCCCGCCGGACGGCGCTGGCCCCTGGACGAGCTGATGGATGCGTGCCGGTACTACAGTGAGAAACGCGGACGGCGCATTTTCTTCGAGTGGACGCTCATCGAGGGGCGCAACGACACGTCGGAGCACGCGCATACGCTGGGCAAGCTGCTCGAGGGCATGGACGCGCACGTCAACGTCATCCCCCTGAATCCCACGGTGGGCTACGACGGCGGGCCCAGCCGCCCGGAGTCCGTGCGCGCCTTCCAGGCCGTGCTCGCCTCCTACGAAGTCCCCAGCACCGTGCGTCAACGCCGCGGCATCGACATCGACGCGGGCTGCGGGCAGCTCAAGTCCACGGTGGAGCGGCGCTCGCGCCGTTCAATTCCCACCAGCCCCTGAGCGCACGGGTGGAGCTGACCCAGGTGCGGGCACGGCACCACACCCACGTGTGTGCGTCCTGTCGCTGACGGACACCCGCGGTGAAAGCGGTTGGTGCCCCTTGCACGCGAGGTGGACGTGGGCACATTCTTTCCATCGGCTTCGGTTCCCGGGGAGGTGGGCGATGCTTTCCATCCAGGAGCACACGACGATGGACGAGGCGAGCAGCGACCTGCTCGACTTCATCCTCGAGCCGCTCAACTGGCTCTCGTTGGCGCAGACAGACCCCGCCGCATGGCCCGGTCAGAACACGGTGTACCAACGCCGCGTGGGGACGCTGCGCATCTGCGCCTCCGTGGACGTGGGCGCCACGCTGGACGTCTACCTGCACATCGCCTTCCGCGCGCCCGGCCTCAC of Pyxidicoccus xibeiensis contains these proteins:
- the hemG gene encoding protoporphyrinogen oxidase produces the protein MTVAVVGGGISGLVVAHRLRSRGRDVVLLEASARLGGAVGTRVRGGYLVEQGPNSFLDREPATRELAKALSVEGRIRVADPAAKRRYVYTQGRLRSVPASPPAFLTSDILPLGARLRVLGELFTGRAPQGVDESLAQFGRRHLGRRATEVLLDAVQTGIFAGDVERLSVAATFPPLVKLEREHRSLILGAIRAQKAQKAQQKALPAGDTSAPPKLSGALSTFDGGLQTLIDALATSLGDAAHTGARLEGLARVEGGWKLQVHEHGRSAELAASQVVLAVPAHVAVALLRPLDAPLADKVGEIAYAPVAVVQLGFEPGTTPAPDGFGFLVPSGEKRRLLGAIHASTVFPFRAEGGRILYTCMVGGARQPELVKLDEDALVALARDELRALAGVTATPSFREVIRWPLGIPQYNVGHLERMAAIDAALQRWPGLHLTGNAYKGVGLNDCIRNGAQLGDALAAT
- a CDS encoding sensor histidine kinase, which gives rise to MSESPEASIVRATLRALVEPRRLLPILLVAAPLVVAQARFSREPLAVYLGVLMCLLFVAVAPVSYRVLFPEGLDLSHGGIRLLLYATVGCGVVLTSGFVVPQLLGMGPTFLTQRINLAICGALFLVGGWGLGRDIGFEESLTKERARAARFALEAEQAQLLALRSHLDPHFLFNTLNAIAEWCREDGAVAEAAVLRLSTMLRSVLAGVRSATWPLAQELELMRTLFDLHLLRDPELFQLGMNVPSDTGDVHVPPLVLLPLAENAVKHGPAAGHRGRLSLDVSVREGEVEVAIENPGASKGPREGSAGLPTVERRLALAYGGRARLSLASHEGRTRVTVTLPRSGPLPGVLT
- a CDS encoding LytR/AlgR family response regulator transcription factor, which produces MSPPLRVLIADDELLARKRLSRLLAALPDVEVCGEAADGEAVLTAVRAGGVDVVLLDIHMPGLSGLDALALLPEGRPRVVLCTAHAEHAVEAFNHGAVDYVLKPVEPARLQKALERARARLGTETTVAAKDAPREPLATGAERPAVASAPKGLGRLPIPTRQGIVLVDPETISHAALEDELVTVFTGQGDFLTDFTLNELAEKLPAERFHRVHRRALLNLSHVARLEPLETGGYLARTLRGHTVEVSRQSARELRRMLGLRRGAEDEG
- a CDS encoding TolB family protein — encoded protein: MVSSLALAGCGEAGTEATASEALSAARTQALETSEEGIATERRIIVYPSAMETPEEGVATERRIIVYQLSASTSLYMVDTKGTTRLLALRAGTPVVSPDGRKVAYAKLPDTWVVGSPVQSAELHVVDTRNGVKDRLTSGYDDTEPVWTPDARSLLFQSTQRTQGVPALWKVRENGSGLQQVTNANCSPAEAAFIPNPASNTTVQWGPNQRRIIVYSTTAETNGDVRVIDFDGLLNVENAYSLGQGYGPKWTDQNTVVYSRKEGSQVVQVEVSVD
- a CDS encoding glutamate--cysteine ligase family protein, with the protein product MGLAIEQEEFRPEDYERFSRRLEESLEALRGLLARPGFGVGKCTIGAELELYLVDAGGFPLPVNRQVLSQTVDPRVTLELDRFNLEVNLRPGPLAGRPFTALRAEFEDTLGEVRRAAATQGARVAVIGILPTLREADLGSGALTGMPRYRALSAAIRKRRAAPFQVSIKGEEALTLTWDDVTLEGANTSLQYHLRVTPAHFARMYNAAQLATAPVLAVSGNSPLFLGRKLWDETRVALFRQAVDDRGEPGEGGFQPHARVTFGHGWAREGAHELFAESVALHPPLLPVLGRESPLERVKAGALPGLDELRLHQSTVWSWNRAIYDPKDSGHLRIELRALPAGPTVVDMVANGAFLLGLTLALSEQVDALLPALPFVHACGNFIRAARQGLDAELLWPSGVAPSPRPVPALELVPRLLPLARRGLVSAGVDAAEADAMLGIIERRVALKRTGARWQREVLARLEANMPRQDALAAMLERYLHHAASGEPVHTWPVE
- the rlmN gene encoding 23S rRNA (adenine(2503)-C(2))-methyltransferase RlmN, which produces MTSDTPINLYDLTRPALGELLSGWGCGPYHRDLLWSALYRKQVRSLDEVEGLRPELLATLRQRARLGQLATHHESFSSDGYTHKLLLRLDDGQTIETVLMRFKGRATVCISTQAGCAMGCVFCATGQMGLSRHLTPGEIVGQVLHVSRILRESGEALRNVVLMGMGEPLHNYEHTLAAVDVLVDALGLALGPRFITLSTVGVVPGIRRLADEARPVQLAVSLHGATDAERAALVPAGRRWPLDELMDACRYYSEKRGRRIFFEWTLIEGRNDTSEHAHTLGKLLEGMDAHVNVIPLNPTVGYDGGPSRPESVRAFQAVLASYEVPSTVRQRRGIDIDAGCGQLKSTVERRSRRSIPTSP